GAATTGTTATCCCCGAACCATTTGCACCATTTGCAGGTATTATGATGAAGGCAGGTCAGTAGCAACTATCACTACTTCAGTTCACATACAAACTTTCTTAAACAATAAAACTCCATTAGAACATTCTACAAGTACTGGATTACTGGAAATTGTTTAAACCAAGAGTCAACAGTTGACCACCGAGTTAAAAGTACTAATTTCGATTCAGCTCCAATTTAGGGGCAGAAGCATGAGTCATTCTCTGAGAGCAAAATTCTCGTCCTTATCAAGGACCTATATATCACAGCTCCAAATTTTCTTGAGTTGACACACACCATGTTATACAATTTTACACGCTAGAATGCTAACCATATGCAGATAGAACCTAGCCATAGAAAATATAATAAGAAAAAATGCCAAGAAAAAAAGGGCTTCGAAGAATGATAACAAAGTTTTATCCTATAGCCTCGACCACAGACCCCTTATCGTCATCCATTCCTAGCTGACAAGTGACGACCTCACCTCACCCCGAAGACGGCGAGGATGGGAATGCGTCCTTGACGGCGGAGGCGGCGGTGAGGTAGTTGAGCGTGTTGCGCAGCGTGTCCCGCTCCCTGCGCAGCCTAGCGGCGGTGTCCTCGAGCTCGAGGAGCGCCTGCTGCTCGCGGGGCGCGCCCTCGAAGGTGTTGCCGACGTAGAAGGAGAAGGGGGTGGGGAACAGGCCCCTGCGCAAGTCCCCGACCTCCTTCTCGGGCTTGCCGTTGAGGCGGTTGGCGATGCGTATGACGTCCCGCATGAGGGCCTCGACGTCGGTGGCCAGCGCCTCGGCGTCCTCCCCGTGTGCCGGGGGCTCGGCGGGCGGGCGGTCCTCGAGCCAGTGCACGGCGGCGACGAGGTAGGGCTTGGTGCGCACGACGCGGGCGACGCGGAACCTCTGCTGGCCCTTGCAGATGAGGAAGAACCGGTCATCGGCGAGGCGCTCGTGCTTGACGACCTCCCCCACGCAGCCCACCTCGGCGGCGGACCCGGAGTTGCCGGCGAAGACGATCCCGAAGCGGAGGTCCGTCTGCAGCACCGTGTGCATCATGATGCGGTAGCGCAACTCGAAGATGTGCAGCGCGTGCGTAGCGTCCGGGAAGAGCACGAGCGGGAGCGGGAACAGCGGGAGCTCCACCAGCCCGTCGTCGGACTCAGAGGGGTACGGCTCCGGCGACGACGGCCCGGGCCCGGACGCGCCCGCCGCCGTGGCGAGGCGGCCCCGTCCCTGCCCCCGGGTACGGGAGGCGGAGGCATGGAGGTGGCGTGGTGCTCGGCAGAATGCGCGAGagggggaggcggcggcggcggtgaggCGGGGGTGAGGAGAGTGGAGGATTTGGGGGAGGATAGCCATTGGAATTGGATGGGATCTTTTTCCTCGCTTCCCCCGCGGCCTAGGCAGGAAATGTTCGCTTGGCTTTCAGGCAGCTTTTGCCGTTCTGATAGGTAATTACCAGGGCCGGCGAAGCATTCTGACTTTGCCGGTATTGGTAATGTTTAATTTGTGGGTGGGAATGGATTTTGCTGGGTAATTTGAGGCTGGGAAGAAGAGGGCGTCGGGCACGCAAGGCCGTAACGGGGTTAATATGATGGCGTCAAGAAGGCCACGTGGGGGTTTATCCACCTATTGGATGCGCGTTAGGGGCCGTTCATTTAGATCGGAAGGAGAGCCGGAACTATTCACCTTCTCCATGCTAATACAGAAATTACAGATAAACCTACTATTTCAGCTCGAACAGTTCCAAAAAAATAATTCGGTTGGTTCCGGCCAAGGAAACAGTGGACCACTCAATTCAGTCCAAGATTTGGTCTAGATGGTAAGGGATCGGGATTTCTACCGGGCCGTGGAGGAAGGGGAAACTTCAAACCAGGCCACTTTTGTTTTTATTTCGAGTTGTGAAAATcacctagagggggatgaatagggcgaatctaaaatttatgaacttaagcacaactacaagccgggttagcgttagaaatatgaacgagtccgagagagggcggaaaacaaatcgtgggcaaataaagagtgagacacgatgatttattttaccgaggttcggttcttgcaaacctactccccgttgaggtgatcacaaagaccgagtctctttcaaccctttccctctctcaaacggtcacttagaccgagtgagcttctcttctcaatcaaacggaacacaaagttcccgcaaggaccaccacacaattggtgtctcttgcctcggttataattgagttgatcacaagaagaatgagaaagaaaagaagcaatccaaacgcaagagctcaaatgaacacaaatgccactctctctctctagtcactatttgatttggagtaattccggacttaggagaggatttgatctctttggttgtgtctagaattgaatgttatagctcttgtaatgtgttgaaggtggaaaacttggatgctattgaatgtggggtggttgggtatttatagccccaaccaccaaaagtggtcgttggaaggctgctgtcgcatggcgcatcggacactgtccggtgcgccagccacgtcagccggccgttgggttctggcagttggagctctgataggtggggcctctgggctgtccggtggtgcaccggaaaggtcatgtagactgtccggtgcgccttctgcgcgtgctctgtcctctgcgcgcgcaggcgcgcattaaatgcgttgcagtcgaccgttgtgcgcgaagtagtcgttgctgcgctggcacaccggacagtctggtgtgacaccgaacactgtccgatgcttcattggacagtccggtgaattatagctgagcggtctcccattttcccgaaggtggcaagttcaacttcgagttccctggtgcaccggacagtctggtgcgccagaccagggtgccttttgtgatgtctttagctctctttatttgaacccatctttgatctttttattggcttgttgtgaacctttggcacctgtaaaacttatagactagagcaaactagttagtccaattatttgtgttgggcaattcaaccaccaaaatcaatttaggaaaaaggtgtaagtctatttccctttcaatctccccctttttgatgattgatgccaacacaaaccaaagcaaaaatagaagtgcataattgaactagtttgcataattgtgagtgcaaaggttgcttagaattgagccaatattaatgctcacaagatatgcatggattgtttctttttatttttaatattttggaccacgcttgcaccacatgttttgtttttgcaaattcttttgtaaattcttttcaaagtccttttgcaaatagtcaaaggtaaatgaataatattttgagaagcattttcaagatttgaaattttctccccctgtttcaaatgcttttcctttgactaaacaaaactcccccttaataaaatcctcctcttagtgttcaagaagtttttaagataccaatttgaaaaatcatcATTTTGAAAACCTTTTCTTTTAAACTTTTGAAAattagtggtggtggtggtgcagtccttttgctttgggctaatatttttctccccctttggcatgaatcgccaaaaacggatacttgagtgaaatataagcccttataactattttctccccctttggtgaacaatatatgagtgaagattataccaaagttggagagttgctcagagcgacggcgaaggatgagtaatttgatggagtggagtggaagcctttgtcttcgccgaagactccaattccctttcaatctatgacttggtttgaatacacttgaaaactcattagtcatagcacatgagagGGATATGATCGAAGGTATATTAAagcgctatgtgtgcaaaacatcaaaagaaattcctagaatcaagaattgtcggggaccataattaggggtaccctcaagactcctaaatttcagctggtaacccccatcagcacaaagctgcaaaggcctgatgggtgcgattaagtcaaaggtcggtccattcgagggacgcgatcacgcctcgcccgagcccagcctcgggcaagggcagccgaccccggaggatctacgtctcgcccgaagaccccctccagcaacgggcataccctcggctcgcccgagacccagtcttcaccgagaagcaaccttggccaactcgccacgccaaccgaccaaatcgcaggggcatttaatgcaaaggtggcctgccacctttatcttgacgcacgccctccagtcgacagagccgaagtgaccgcagtcacttcaccgctccactaaccggtctGTCAAGAGGACaatgccgcctgcgccgctccgactgctgtgccactcgatagagtgaggctggcagcagccaagtccggcctcaggcgccataggaaactccgcttcgcccgaccccagggctcggattcgggctcagccccggaagacgacgaactccgctccgcccgacaccagggctcggactcgggctcggccccggaagacgacggactccgcttcgcccgaccccagggctcggactcgggctcagccctggaagacggcgaactccgctccgcccgaccccagggctcggactcgggctcggtcccggaagacggcgaactccgctccgcccgaccctagggctcggacttgggctcagccccggaagacgacgaactccgctccgcccgaccccagagctcggactcgggctcagccccgaaggacgacgaactccgcttcgcccgaccccagggctcggactcagccctggcattagccgacggtctccgcctcgtccgacctgggggctcggactcgacctcgaccttggaagacagactcgacctcgacctcggaggagcctccacctcgcccaacctagggcacggaccgaccacgtcaacaggaggcgctgagagcacctagagggggggggtgaataggtgatcctgtgaaacttaaacttatagccacaaaaacttattaagtgttagcacaataatcaccaagtggctagagagaaggtcttgcacaatacgataatcacaaagaattcaacacagagaagacacagtgatttatcccgtggttcggccaagtacaaaacttgcctactccacgttgtggcgtcccaacggacgagagttgcactcaactcctctcaagtgatccaatgatcaacttgaataccacagtgttatgcttttcttttcttatcccgttcgcgaggaatctccacaacttggagcctctcgcccttacacttttgatgttcacaaagaatcacagagtaaggaagggaagcaacacacacaaatccacagcaaaatgcgcacacacacggccaagaatcgagctcaaaagactatctcaaagttctcactagaacggagctcgaatcactgagaatgacaaacgaatgcgcaaagactgagtgtggatgatcaagaatgctctaaggttgcttggtgtcctcctccatgcgcctaggggtcccttttatagccccaaggcagctaggagccgttgagaacaaatctggaaggccatccttgccttctgtcgtcgggcgcaccggacagtccggtgcacaccggacactgtccggtgcccgatttccttccttaaatagcgaagccgaccgttggcagacttggagccgttggcacaccggacatgtccggtgcacaccggacagtccggtgcccccttctagccgttggctcggccacgtgtcccgcgcagatcgcgctgccgaccgttggctcaccggacagtccggtgcacaccggacagtccggtgaattttagccgtacgccgtcggcgaattcccgagagcgaccacttcgcgccgagttagcctggcgcaccggacactgtccggtgcaccaccggacactgtccggtgcaccaccgaacagtccggtgtgccagactgagctaagtcttggctgtacacagccaagcctttttcacctcttttcttttcttcttctttctgtttctaacacttagacaagtagattagtacacaaaaccaatgtactaaggcttagaaacatacctttactcttgatttgcactttgtccatccattagcatagattcacatttaagcacttgtgttggcactcaatcaccaaaatacttagaaatggcccaagggcacatttccctttcaatctccccctttttggtgatttatgccaacacaacataaagcaactagaacaagtgcaatatcacttcaaataaaactcaaatttattttgattcatttttggcatatatggatcatcctttgccaccacttggtttgcttttgcaaataaaactcaaatctctatctctaagtcaaacacacatgttgaagcataaagagagtcattccaaaagagattgatcaaagatttcaaaaactccccctatttcccatactcaacacttctccccacaagaagccaacttttgacaagagagacaataaaagagttctaATAAAACAAAGAGCTCTATTctatattttcaaaatttctcaagtggtagctgatccatttatcgctttggcctttattttctccccctttggcatcaagcaccaaaacgggattaatcttggccctttaaccccattgcctcaccaaattcttcaattaagagcaaaataggcaataagtgtttaaagatgaacttggaaaagttactctcttcatcggagtgcagtggaagtcttgcatggtccaagtccaccttttccctttcaatcctcctttgagactaaatcatcaaactcaagcacatggttagtctcaaagggtcaagttgtaacacatctccccctaaacatgtgcatcactttgcaacggacttgtgaggtccagggagtgtttgtacaacttgagcaccataataagcaacaaaatgcaaaaaggaacatgatcaaaagcataaatacatgtatgctacaattcaatccaagttccgcgaatctaagacatttagctcactacgcaacctgcaaaaggtcttctcatctagaggcttggtaaagatatcggctagctggttctcggtgctaacatggaacacttcgatatctcccttttgctggtggtctctcaaaaagtgatgccggatgtctatgtgctttgtgcggctgtgctcaacaggattttccgccatgcggatagcactctcattatcacataggagtgggattttgctcagattgtagccaaagtcccggagggtttgcctcatccaaagcagttgcgcgcaacactgtcctgcggcaacgtactcggcctcagcggtggatagggcaacggaggtttgtttcttagagttccatgacaccagggaccttcctaagaattggcacgtccctgatgtactcttcctatcgaccttacatccagcatagtcggagtctgagtatccaaccaagtcaaaggtagacccctttggataccagagcccgaagcaaggcgtagcaaccaaatatctaagaattcgcttcaccgccactaagtgacactccttaggatcggattgaaatctagcacacatgcatacgctaagcataatatccggtctactagcacataaataaagtaaagaccctatcattgaccggtatgctttttgatcaacggacttacctcctttgttgaggtcggtgtgtccgtcggtccccatcggagtctttgcgggcttggcgtccttcatcccaaaccgctttagcagatcttgcgtgtacttcgtttgggagatgaaggtgccgtccttgagttgcttcacttggaacccaaggaagtagttcaactcgcccatcattgacatctcgaatttctgcgtcatcaccctgctaaactcttcacaagacttttggttagtagaaccaaatattatgtcatcgacataaatttggcacacaaacaaatcaccatcacatgtcttagtaaaaagagttggatcggctttcccaaccttgaaagcattaacaattagaaagtctctaagacattcataccatgctcttggggcttgcttaagtccatagagcgccttagagagcttacacacgtggtcggggtaccgttcatcctcgaagccagggggttgctccacgtacacctcctccttgattggcccgttgaggaaagcgctcttcacatccatttggaacaacctgaaagaatggtgagcggcatatgctagcaagatatgaattgattctagcctagccacaggagcaaacgtctcctcaaagtccaaacctgcgacttgggcataaccttttgccacaagtcgagccttgttcctcgtcaccaccccgtgctcgtcctgtttgttgcggaacacccacttggttcccacaacattttgcttgggacgaggcaccagtgtccaaacttcattgcgcttgaagttgttgagttcctcctgcatggccaatacccaatccggatctagcaaggcctcctctaccctgaaaggctcaatagaagagacaaaggagtaatgctcacaaaaattaactaatcgagatcgagtagttactcccttgctaatgtcacccaaaatttggtcgacgggatgatccctttgaatcaccgctcgaacttgggttggaggtgccagttgcgcttcgtcctccatcacgtgatcatcttgtgctcccccttgatcacacgcctccttttgatgaacctgttcattgtcttgaggtgggggatgcaccattgttgaggaagaaggttgatctcgttcatcttgttcctgtggccgcacttctccaatcgccatggttcgtatagcggccgtcggaacatcttcttcatctacatcatcacaatcaacaacttgctctcttggagagccattagtctcatcaaatacaacgtcgctagagacttcaaccaaacccgatgatttgttgaagactctatacgcctttgtatttgagtcataacctaacaaaaacccttctacagctttgggagcaaatttagaatttctacccttcttcactagaatgtagcacctgctcccaaatacacgaaagtaagatacattgggtttgttaccggttagtagctcatacgaagtcttcttgaggagacgatgaaggtagacccggttgatggcgtggcaagccgtgttcacggcttccgaccaaaaacgctcgggggtcttgaattctccaagcatcgtcctcgccatatcgattaacgtcctgttcttcctctctaccacaccattttgctgtggtgtgtagggagcggagaactcgtgcttgatcccttcctcctcaaggaactcctccacttgaaggttcttgaactcggacccgttgtcgctccttatcttctttaccttgagctcaaactcattttgagctctccttaggaagcgcttgagggtcccttgggtttcagacttatcctgcaaaaagaacacccaagtgaagcgggaaaagtcatcaacaataactagaccatacttacttcctccaatgctcagataggcgacgggtccgaagaggtccatgtgcagcagctccagaggtcttgaagtggtcatcacattcttgctgtgatgcgctcctcccacttgtttacctgtttgacaagctgcacaagtgagagcacctagagggggggggtgaataggtgatcctgtaaaaacttaacttatagccacaaaaacttgtaaggggttagcacaataattgccaagtggctaaagaggagatcttgcacaatacgacaatcacagagaattcaacacagaggagacacggtgatttatcccgtggttcggccaagtacaaaacttgcctactccacgttgtggcgtcccaacggacgagggttgcaatcaacccctctcaagcggtccaaagacccacttgaataccacggtgttttgccttgcttatctttatcccactcgcgaggaatctccacaaattggagtctctcgcccttacacttaagattcacagagaagcacggagtaagggagggaagcaacacacacaaatccacagcaaaatgcgcacacacacggccaagaatcgagctcaaagactatctcacagtttctcacaagaacagagctcgaatcacttagaatcacaaacggatgcgcaaagactgagtgtggatgatcaagaatgctcaaaggttgcttggtgttctcctccatgcgcctaggggtcccttttatagccccaaggcagctaggagccgttgaaaacaaatctggaaggccatctttgccttctgtcgtcgggcgcaccggacagtccggtgcacaccggacactgtccggtgcccgatttctttccttaaacagcgcagtcgaccgttgcagatgcgggagccgttggcgcaccggacacgtccggtgcacaccggacagtccggtgcccccttccgaccgttggcttggccacgtgtctcgcgcagatcgcgcggccgaccgttggccctgccgaccgttggctcaccggacagtccggtgcacaccggacagtccggtgaattttagccgtacgccgtcagccaattcccgagagcggcctcttcggccgaggcagcctggcgcaccggacagtgtccggtgcaccaccggacagtccggtgccccagaccgaaacagtctcttggctgtacacagccaagtcttctattctcttcttctttctgtttctaatacttagacaaatatattagtacacaaaaccaatgtactaaggcttagaaacatacctttgctctagatttgcactttgttcatccatgggca
This portion of the Zea mays cultivar B73 chromosome 2, Zm-B73-REFERENCE-NAM-5.0, whole genome shotgun sequence genome encodes:
- the LOC100193623 gene encoding uncharacterized protein LOC100193623, whose amino-acid sequence is MAILPQILHSPHPRLTAAAASPSRAFCRAPRHLHASASRTRGQGRGRLATAAGASGPGPSSPEPYPSESDDGLVELPLFPLPLVLFPDATHALHIFELRYRIMMHTVLQTDLRFGIVFAGNSGSAAEVGCVGEVVKHERLADDRFFLICKGQQRFRVARVVRTKPYLVAAVHWLEDRPPAEPPAHGEDAEALATDVEALMRDVIRIANRLNGKPEKEVGDLRRGLFPTPFSFYVGNTFEGAPREQQALLELEDTAARLRRERDTLRNTLNYLTAASAVKDAFPSSPSSG